From the genome of Clostridium sp. BNL1100, one region includes:
- a CDS encoding NADP-dependent isocitrate dehydrogenase, with protein MAKISMKTPLVEMDGDEMTRVIWKMIKDILLVPYIDLKTEYYDLGLEYREKTGDKVTTDSAIATKKYGVAVKCATITPNAERVKEYDLTQMWKSPNGTIRAILDGTVFRAPILVDSIKPFVKTWTKPITIARHAYGDVYKNVEYRVPEAGKAELVFTNEKGEETRETIHDFKGAGVIQGMHNIDKSIESFARSCFNYALDVKQDVWFATKDTISKKYDHTFKDIFQEIYEKEYDAKFKEAGIEYFYTLIDDAVARVVRSEGGFIWACKNYDGDVMSDMVATAFGSLAMMTSVLVSPEGFYEYEAAHGTVQRHYYQHLKGQETSTNSMATLFAWTGALRKRGELDGINELVEFADKLEKASIKTIENGVMTKDLAALSELKNIKTVNTEQFLVEVKNTLDSMM; from the coding sequence ATGGCAAAAATCTCAATGAAAACTCCACTGGTTGAAATGGATGGAGACGAAATGACCAGAGTAATCTGGAAAATGATTAAGGACATTCTCTTGGTTCCTTATATTGACCTTAAAACAGAATACTATGACCTTGGGCTTGAGTACAGAGAAAAGACAGGCGACAAGGTAACTACAGATTCTGCTATTGCTACTAAAAAATACGGTGTTGCAGTAAAATGTGCAACCATAACTCCAAATGCAGAAAGAGTTAAGGAATACGATCTTACACAAATGTGGAAAAGCCCTAACGGTACAATAAGAGCAATTCTTGACGGAACAGTTTTCCGTGCACCTATATTGGTTGACAGCATTAAACCATTTGTTAAAACATGGACAAAGCCGATTACAATAGCAAGACATGCTTACGGCGATGTTTACAAGAATGTAGAATACCGTGTTCCCGAAGCTGGAAAGGCAGAATTGGTATTTACCAACGAAAAAGGTGAAGAAACCCGGGAGACAATCCACGATTTCAAAGGTGCAGGCGTAATACAGGGAATGCACAATATCGATAAGTCCATAGAAAGCTTTGCAAGATCCTGCTTCAACTATGCACTTGACGTGAAACAGGATGTATGGTTTGCAACAAAGGATACTATATCAAAGAAATATGACCATACATTTAAAGATATTTTCCAAGAGATATATGAGAAGGAATATGATGCAAAATTCAAGGAAGCCGGTATTGAATATTTCTATACCTTGATTGATGATGCAGTTGCACGTGTTGTAAGGTCTGAAGGCGGATTTATTTGGGCTTGCAAGAACTACGACGGTGATGTAATGTCAGATATGGTAGCTACTGCATTCGGAAGCCTTGCAATGATGACATCGGTTCTTGTATCACCAGAGGGCTTCTACGAATACGAGGCAGCTCACGGAACAGTTCAACGTCACTATTACCAGCACCTTAAAGGACAGGAAACCTCCACTAACTCCATGGCTACATTGTTTGCATGGACAGGAGCACTTCGCAAGAGAGGGGAACTGGACGGAATAAATGAACTGGTTGAATTTGCAGACAAGCTTGAAAAAGCTTCAATAAAGACAATTGAAAACGGTGTAATGACAAAGGATCTGGCTGCTCTTTCAGAATTGAAGAACATAAAGACTGTAAATACTGAACAATTCCTTGTTGAAGTAAAAAATACTCTTGATTCAATGAT